A window from Candidatus Bathyarchaeota archaeon encodes these proteins:
- a CDS encoding 50S ribosomal protein L35ae, producing the protein MSQKIYGRITNFRIGPKAQASKECLIEFSGIDSEGLAGKLVGQRVTWKNQTSTMTGKIMRTHGKNGMVLARFVHGVPGQAIGTTVELIS; encoded by the coding sequence TTGTCTCAAAAAATTTATGGACGAATAACAAATTTCCGAATAGGACCCAAAGCGCAAGCATCAAAAGAATGTCTAATCGAGTTTTCCGGTATTGACTCCGAAGGTTTAGCAGGAAAACTAGTCGGGCAGAGAGTAACTTGGAAAAACCAAACCAGTACGATGACTGGAAAAATTATGCGTACACATGGCAAAAATGGTATGGTTCTTGCGCGATTCGTTCATGGTGTTCCCGGTCAAGCGATAGGAACAACAGTTGAATTAATCAGCTAA
- a CDS encoding zinc metalloprotease HtpX produces the protein MAKLSDLKWAMGLSIFAASFIFGFFLLAIIFLLQYYVLGFDIITGLLLAIGGTLLFILFEYAIGPTIVSLSMRLHYLKPGENPWLENTVKELAAKSNLPMPKLAVVPDRTPNAFTFGRTSSSAVLAVHEGLLRSLNQDEIRGVIAHELGHIKHKDYIVMTILSALPLIAYWVSQLALTAGWLSGGTSHRRGKEEGNAGAILVVIGIISFVVYIVSFLAVMRLSRLREHFADAFSAYLTGKPRSLESALAKITYGLSIAPKANASARSFYIEDPTQAKQEIGDIMKNKNKYDLDNDGVLDERELQLAMEKESKDTWAQMNSLFATHPATFKRILLLREIEQEMDTGKYSSDKMYTHV, from the coding sequence ATGGCTAAGCTTAGTGACTTAAAGTGGGCTATGGGATTAAGTATCTTTGCGGCAAGCTTCATATTCGGATTTTTCCTCTTAGCAATCATTTTCCTACTCCAATACTATGTATTGGGCTTCGACATAATCACGGGGTTGCTCTTAGCCATAGGCGGCACATTACTGTTCATACTCTTTGAATATGCAATTGGCCCCACCATAGTCAGCTTATCCATGCGTCTACATTACCTCAAACCGGGAGAAAACCCCTGGTTAGAAAACACCGTAAAAGAATTAGCTGCCAAAAGCAACCTTCCCATGCCAAAACTTGCCGTTGTCCCCGACAGAACGCCTAACGCCTTCACGTTTGGCCGAACCAGCAGCAGCGCGGTCTTAGCTGTCCATGAAGGATTACTGCGAAGCCTCAACCAAGACGAAATCCGCGGAGTAATCGCCCACGAATTAGGACACATCAAACATAAAGACTACATAGTCATGACCATACTCTCAGCATTACCCCTTATTGCCTATTGGGTTTCTCAGCTGGCGTTAACTGCAGGATGGCTAAGCGGAGGAACATCACATAGACGAGGCAAAGAGGAAGGCAACGCCGGCGCCATACTGGTCGTGATAGGCATAATCTCCTTTGTGGTTTACATCGTGAGTTTTCTAGCCGTAATGCGCCTCAGCCGACTCCGTGAACATTTCGCAGATGCCTTTAGCGCATATCTCACAGGCAAACCCCGCAGCCTCGAAAGCGCACTGGCAAAAATCACCTACGGATTATCCATTGCACCAAAAGCAAACGCATCAGCCCGAAGCTTCTACATCGAAGACCCCACGCAAGCTAAACAGGAAATCGGCGATATTATGAAAAATAAAAACAAATATGACCTCGACAACGACGGCGTCCTCGACGAGCGGGAACTGCAATTAGCGATGGAAAAAGAATCCAAAGACACATGGGCACAAATGAACAGTTTATTTGCTACTCATCCCGCCACATTCAAAAGAATTTTGCTCTTGCGTGAAATTGAGCAGGAAATGGACACAGGCAAATACAGCAGCGACAAAATGTACACGCACGTCTAA
- a CDS encoding winged helix-turn-helix domain-containing protein, whose protein sequence is MGKKRDRVSIIAAVLEATGTGTCKTNIMLKANLSFALLEKYLGVAIDAGLLHVDVYHYTLTPEGRIFLSHYHQFRQRNIEAQKLVDSLALEKEKLAFIFEA, encoded by the coding sequence ATGGGAAAAAAACGCGACCGTGTAAGCATAATTGCAGCTGTCTTAGAGGCTACTGGAACAGGAACATGCAAAACAAACATTATGTTAAAGGCAAATTTGAGTTTCGCACTTCTTGAAAAGTATTTGGGGGTTGCGATTGATGCTGGACTGTTGCATGTGGATGTTTACCACTATACATTGACTCCTGAGGGTCGGATCTTTCTTAGTCACTATCACCAGTTCCGTCAACGCAATATTGAAGCACAAAAGCTTGTAGATTCCTTAGCTTTGGAGAAAGAAAAGTTGGCTTTTATTTTTGAAGCTTAA
- a CDS encoding molybdopterin-binding protein, protein MTVNLEVICIGNELLIGKIKDTNAHYIATHATQLGANVKRVTVIQDIIEEIATTIQEALARKPHFLITTGGLGPTFDDKTFEAVAKAFNQKLVVNQEALALVKQRYIEYAKKRQLTTEFELTPPRLKMATLPENAYPVNNPVGSAPAIRVNYEGTILFVLPGVPQEAEAIFESVIAPLISQGVGNSIFCERSLFVFMAESRLAPLIDRVMADNSGVYIKSHPLPSESKPRVELHLTITDTQDQQPAEKLVKASQEIAKLILENGGELQGQV, encoded by the coding sequence TTGACCGTCAACTTAGAAGTAATCTGCATCGGCAATGAACTTTTAATTGGCAAAATCAAAGACACCAACGCACACTACATTGCTACTCATGCAACACAATTGGGCGCTAACGTGAAACGAGTAACCGTCATACAAGACATCATAGAAGAAATCGCAACCACCATTCAAGAAGCTCTCGCACGTAAACCCCACTTCTTAATAACCACCGGTGGTTTAGGACCCACATTTGATGACAAAACTTTTGAGGCTGTCGCAAAAGCCTTCAACCAGAAACTTGTCGTAAACCAAGAGGCTCTAGCATTAGTTAAGCAGAGGTATATCGAATATGCCAAGAAAAGGCAGCTAACTACGGAATTTGAATTGACCCCGCCACGGTTAAAGATGGCGACGCTTCCAGAAAACGCATATCCTGTCAATAACCCTGTAGGTTCAGCCCCCGCAATCCGCGTTAACTACGAAGGCACCATTTTGTTTGTACTCCCCGGCGTGCCCCAAGAGGCGGAAGCCATTTTTGAATCAGTCATCGCGCCCCTGATTAGTCAAGGTGTGGGTAATAGCATATTTTGTGAACGGAGCCTGTTTGTGTTTATGGCTGAGTCACGACTAGCGCCACTAATCGACAGGGTCATGGCTGATAATTCAGGTGTTTACATAAAGTCGCATCCATTACCTTCTGAAAGTAAACCACGCGTTGAGCTCCATTTAACAATCACCGATACCCAAGATCAGCAGCCAGCCGAAAAATTGGTTAAGGCCAGCCAAGAAATTGCCAAACTGATTTTAGAGAATGGCGGGGAGCTTCAAGGGCAAGTTTAG
- a CDS encoding carbon-nitrogen hydrolase family protein — MKVSVLHMEIRTNLQENLTAAKTAVQKAAKQNPTLIALPEYFTVPNCMAHFADAPKISQETATKTLQFLQEISKEIGNIYLLGGSVLQEDNGKYYNTSTLWRNGVMLARYKKINPIKAEVDAGVSRGSEPLVIDTDFGRLGMIVCADTFDPDLVKKVAALGAEVVTLPVAAMGTHPTVKGHPLTEGIARDYGMFILKVGNVSSNMRGGRSAIIAPWAVLGEVTDAPEDSVLTADLDMERLRAYRAKISNQKT; from the coding sequence GTGAAAGTCAGCGTTCTCCACATGGAAATCCGCACAAACCTCCAAGAAAACCTCACAGCCGCAAAAACAGCAGTCCAAAAAGCAGCCAAACAAAACCCAACTCTAATCGCCCTCCCCGAATATTTCACCGTCCCCAACTGCATGGCCCACTTCGCGGACGCCCCCAAAATCAGCCAAGAAACCGCAACCAAAACTCTCCAGTTCCTTCAAGAAATCTCTAAAGAAATCGGCAACATCTACCTGCTTGGCGGCTCTGTACTCCAAGAGGACAACGGAAAATACTACAACACCAGCACGCTGTGGCGCAACGGGGTAATGCTTGCAAGATACAAAAAAATTAACCCCATAAAAGCTGAAGTTGACGCAGGCGTCTCTCGAGGTTCAGAACCACTTGTTATAGACACTGATTTTGGCAGGCTCGGCATGATTGTATGTGCAGACACCTTCGACCCCGACTTGGTCAAAAAAGTTGCTGCATTAGGCGCTGAAGTTGTTACCCTGCCCGTGGCGGCTATGGGTACTCATCCAACCGTGAAAGGTCACCCCTTAACCGAGGGCATCGCACGCGACTATGGCATGTTCATCCTAAAAGTCGGCAACGTTAGCTCGAATATGCGGGGCGGCAGAAGCGCCATCATTGCTCCTTGGGCAGTTCTCGGTGAGGTTACAGATGCGCCTGAGGATTCTGTGTTGACGGCGGATTTGGATATGGAGCGGTTAAGAGCCTACCGTGCAAAAATTAGTAACCAAAAAACTTAG
- a CDS encoding PQQ-binding-like beta-propeller repeat protein — MICSVSFASASAESWTTKASMNHARAYLGVAALNGRIYAIGGDKGSETCNCGTGTGMTFVVSNCTEEYDPIQNLWTQKADMPTARAHFGTGVVDGKIYCIGGYNGANGQWETEYYDLKANEAYDPVLDTWSTLAALPTPRFNAATNVVDGKIYVIGGHTMTDLFVTLNVTEVYDPVANSWTTKTPAPLNVGCSASAVVDGKIYVLGEDPNVYLQYIIMIYDPAADSWTVKTKAPVNYAASAAAATGVNATKRIYFFDENRTDIYNPATDSWSTGTAAPTDRLIAKAVTLNDSIYLIGGRTGQWGYITLMYPTALTEQYLPENGTPYATTPASTTTPTLSPSPSPLLTLTTATPTQSALESNQPPGPQSLATSECLTLPVLAAVLVVIVSVFVIIGVWSSRHKATA; from the coding sequence ATGATTTGCAGTGTTTCGTTTGCTTCTGCCTCAGCAGAATCGTGGACAACAAAAGCATCCATGAATCATGCACGCGCCTATCTCGGCGTTGCGGCTTTAAACGGCAGAATCTATGCCATCGGCGGAGATAAAGGCAGCGAAACATGCAATTGTGGCACAGGCACCGGCATGACCTTTGTTGTGTCGAACTGCACCGAAGAATATGACCCCATACAAAATCTCTGGACTCAAAAAGCCGATATGCCAACGGCAAGAGCACACTTTGGCACCGGGGTGGTTGATGGCAAAATTTATTGCATCGGCGGCTACAACGGCGCCAACGGGCAATGGGAAACCGAATATTATGACTTGAAAGCCAACGAAGCCTACGACCCTGTATTGGATACTTGGAGCACTCTCGCTGCACTACCCACTCCCCGTTTTAACGCGGCTACCAACGTGGTGGACGGCAAAATTTACGTTATAGGCGGGCACACCATGACTGACCTATTTGTGACTCTTAACGTAACAGAGGTTTATGACCCCGTTGCCAACTCTTGGACGACTAAAACGCCTGCCCCGCTTAATGTCGGTTGCTCGGCATCTGCCGTGGTGGATGGCAAAATCTACGTTTTGGGCGAAGACCCCAACGTCTACCTTCAATACATTATCATGATTTATGACCCTGCGGCAGATTCTTGGACCGTGAAAACTAAAGCACCCGTAAACTACGCTGCCTCCGCCGCCGCAGCCACAGGCGTCAATGCAACAAAGCGCATTTACTTCTTTGACGAAAACCGCACCGACATCTACAACCCCGCCACAGACAGCTGGTCAACTGGAACCGCGGCTCCAACCGACCGCCTTATCGCCAAAGCCGTAACCTTAAACGACAGCATCTACCTAATCGGTGGACGCACAGGGCAATGGGGTTACATCACCCTCATGTACCCGACCGCCCTAACTGAGCAGTACTTACCTGAAAACGGTACCCCATACGCTACTACACCTGCTTCAACAACTACACCCACGCTAAGCCCCTCGCCAAGCCCCTTGCTAACCTTAACAACAGCAACCCCCACCCAATCTGCCCTCGAATCTAACCAGCCACCTGGACCGCAAAGCCTCGCAACTTCAGAATGTCTAACTCTGCCCGTTTTAGCGGCGGTTTTAGTGGTAATAGTTTCTGTATTCGTGATCATAGGCGTTTGGAGTAGCCGACACAAAGCAACCGCATAG
- a CDS encoding adenosylcobinamide amidohydrolase has translation MDAVELGGGAKFVVHENVLAVFSHNALKTVSSAIFNGGCKQVHAVLNVGVPDGYNDRSLHLDPLELITSSKAKLDLPADYLAMVTAAKIKNYSQFTKKTPDYTVSIFATAGCQHGEASGEEMDVYEITGTINIIVFIDGNPSESCMVAALITATEAKTAALRDLDIRSRYTGDSATGSITDSVTVVTTGKGKPITLAGPASKLGKLVGSCTRAAVHEALLKQEPFWGTRTVAARLKERHLPLEKLATEVSKIEGLTISVEGLAEILKNTPSLGGLLLAAAKLDEDYQKNLLPSDIENWETASKGIAEIDYTSLPNYDAVDLPPLIKAALIKIVKAATAKRA, from the coding sequence TTGGATGCAGTTGAGCTTGGCGGCGGAGCAAAGTTTGTTGTTCACGAAAATGTGCTAGCCGTATTTTCACATAACGCTTTAAAAACAGTTAGTTCTGCAATATTTAACGGCGGGTGCAAACAGGTTCATGCTGTCCTCAATGTAGGAGTGCCGGACGGCTATAACGACCGTTCCTTGCACCTTGACCCGCTTGAACTCATCACCTCATCAAAGGCAAAACTCGATTTACCCGCAGATTACCTCGCCATGGTAACCGCGGCAAAAATAAAAAACTACAGCCAATTCACCAAAAAAACCCCCGACTACACCGTTAGTATATTTGCCACTGCAGGATGCCAACATGGCGAAGCCTCAGGCGAAGAAATGGATGTCTACGAAATCACAGGAACCATAAACATCATCGTATTCATAGACGGCAACCCCTCAGAGAGCTGCATGGTCGCCGCCCTCATCACCGCCACCGAAGCCAAAACCGCAGCGTTACGCGACCTCGATATCCGAAGCCGCTACACAGGCGACTCCGCAACGGGCTCCATAACCGACAGCGTCACCGTTGTCACAACTGGCAAGGGCAAACCCATAACTTTAGCAGGTCCCGCCTCCAAACTGGGCAAACTCGTCGGCTCCTGTACCCGAGCCGCAGTACATGAAGCGTTGCTTAAGCAGGAACCCTTTTGGGGAACCCGCACAGTTGCAGCCCGCCTAAAAGAGCGGCATTTGCCGCTGGAAAAGTTGGCGACGGAAGTTTCCAAAATTGAAGGCTTAACAATTAGCGTTGAGGGTTTAGCTGAGATCCTCAAGAATACTCCCTCTTTAGGTGGGTTATTGTTGGCAGCAGCAAAGCTTGATGAGGATTACCAGAAAAATCTGTTACCTTCCGACATTGAAAACTGGGAAACCGCAAGCAAGGGCATCGCTGAAATCGACTACACAAGTCTGCCCAACTACGACGCTGTTGATTTGCCTCCTCTGATAAAAGCTGCATTAATCAAAATAGTCAAGGCTGCCACAGCAAAACGTGCCTGA
- a CDS encoding PQQ-binding-like beta-propeller repeat protein, with translation MSFIIEMVAVQTANAHTPPWNTPTYAFLSVTPSPIGVGQDLILNFWLDKLPPTANVAFGDRWEGLTVTVIDPNGKTQTLGPFTTDDVGAAYTNYTPDIVGNYSFQMFFLGQTIAGKNPNPVTGTSNAAFVGDYYKPSNSTVVTVVVQQDPVEAWPVTPLPTDYWTRPIYGMNPEWSIIAGDWLMSNYDGYNYYNPYTTAPESGHILWTYPLAPGGVVGGNYTDWNYYTGLAYETKMSSPIVIDGKLILNLPMSTSASTGGAVCLDLRTGKQLWWQNNTRISFGQYYDYNSPNQFGVIPYLWSTGSTYNCYDPWTGQWLFSLANASTGTTVFGPNGEILVYILNGQANTLIKWNSTKAIMYYQQPGVLAGGNVWQWRPMMQRTMDWTKGIEFNVTVKTYNQPHTQSIKKITPDVILATTINSWSIPYTSEMEIGYSTKDGSELWAVNRTLPDGIGISWNTLQGSPAGNGIYTMFFPETMTWEGYNINNGKKVWGPTDAYPTAYGVYSWQARIGEGKLFGIDYGGYVHTYDLQTGEKLWDFFTGSSGLDVNYEGYPLNQPAAAADGKFYVTAGHAYNPPLFKGAKVYCLNATDGSLIWDALGFYNYNGIAIAEGNLILYNNYDGQVYCYGKGPTALTVDAPDAGVQQDQSVIIRGTVTDISAGTKQNAPSTRFPNGVPAISDESQSRWMEYVYMQQPLPTNTTGVEVTIDVLDSNGNYRNIGTTKSDETGFYTFNWKPDIPGAYTVYASFGGSKSYYPSHAESSFVVDEPVPTATQQPEIVPTQPPFELYFAVSTIAIIIAIAILGILLLRKKP, from the coding sequence ATGAGTTTCATAATCGAAATGGTTGCAGTGCAAACAGCTAATGCGCATACCCCCCCATGGAACACCCCCACATACGCTTTTCTGAGTGTGACACCTAGTCCAATCGGTGTTGGACAAGACTTGATTCTAAACTTTTGGCTCGATAAACTACCCCCAACAGCCAACGTAGCTTTCGGAGATCGCTGGGAAGGCTTAACAGTAACAGTCATTGACCCAAACGGCAAAACTCAAACTTTGGGTCCCTTCACAACCGACGACGTCGGCGCCGCTTACACAAACTACACTCCAGACATAGTTGGTAACTATAGCTTCCAGATGTTTTTCCTTGGACAAACGATAGCTGGCAAAAACCCCAATCCCGTTACCGGAACAAGTAACGCAGCATTTGTGGGCGACTACTATAAACCTAGCAACAGTACTGTAGTTACAGTTGTTGTGCAACAGGATCCCGTGGAAGCTTGGCCTGTAACTCCGCTCCCAACAGATTACTGGACGCGACCTATCTACGGTATGAACCCTGAATGGTCTATTATTGCTGGTGACTGGCTGATGAGCAACTATGATGGCTACAACTACTATAACCCCTATACAACCGCCCCCGAGTCTGGTCACATACTTTGGACTTATCCTTTAGCACCAGGCGGTGTCGTTGGAGGCAACTACACTGATTGGAACTACTACACAGGCTTAGCCTACGAAACCAAAATGAGCAGCCCAATCGTGATTGATGGAAAACTTATTTTGAATCTGCCGATGAGCACTTCTGCTAGCACCGGCGGCGCAGTCTGCTTAGACCTACGCACAGGAAAACAACTCTGGTGGCAAAACAACACCCGCATATCCTTTGGTCAATATTACGACTACAATTCACCCAACCAATTCGGCGTTATCCCCTACTTATGGTCAACTGGTTCCACCTACAATTGCTATGATCCTTGGACTGGACAATGGCTATTTAGTTTAGCTAATGCATCCACAGGCACAACAGTCTTTGGGCCAAACGGTGAAATCTTAGTTTACATACTCAACGGTCAAGCTAACACGTTGATTAAGTGGAATTCAACCAAAGCCATAATGTACTATCAGCAACCCGGCGTCTTGGCAGGCGGCAACGTTTGGCAATGGCGACCCATGATGCAGAGAACAATGGATTGGACAAAAGGCATAGAGTTTAATGTAACAGTAAAAACCTACAATCAGCCACATACGCAATCAATTAAAAAGATCACTCCCGACGTAATTCTAGCTACAACAATTAATTCTTGGTCAATTCCCTACACTTCAGAGATGGAAATTGGTTACAGCACAAAAGACGGCAGCGAATTATGGGCGGTAAACCGAACGCTTCCCGACGGCATCGGCATATCTTGGAACACATTGCAAGGCAGTCCCGCAGGAAACGGAATCTATACCATGTTCTTCCCAGAAACAATGACATGGGAAGGATACAACATCAACAATGGAAAGAAAGTTTGGGGTCCAACTGACGCATATCCAACCGCTTATGGTGTTTATTCTTGGCAAGCAAGAATTGGCGAAGGCAAATTGTTTGGAATCGACTACGGCGGATACGTCCACACTTATGACCTACAGACTGGCGAGAAGTTGTGGGATTTCTTCACGGGAAGCAGCGGATTAGACGTCAACTATGAAGGATACCCTCTCAATCAACCTGCAGCAGCCGCTGACGGAAAATTCTATGTTACAGCAGGTCATGCCTATAATCCACCCTTATTCAAAGGGGCAAAAGTTTACTGTCTAAACGCAACTGACGGGTCATTAATTTGGGATGCTTTAGGTTTCTACAACTACAATGGCATCGCAATCGCAGAAGGCAACCTCATATTATACAACAACTATGACGGACAAGTATATTGCTACGGCAAAGGTCCAACGGCACTCACTGTAGATGCTCCAGATGCAGGCGTTCAACAGGACCAATCTGTAATAATCCGCGGAACCGTAACTGACATCTCGGCAGGCACAAAACAAAATGCACCATCCACTCGTTTTCCAAATGGCGTACCCGCAATTTCAGATGAGAGCCAGAGCAGATGGATGGAATACGTGTATATGCAGCAACCCCTCCCTACAAACACTACCGGCGTAGAAGTAACCATCGATGTGCTAGATTCTAACGGCAACTACCGAAACATAGGCACCACAAAATCTGACGAAACAGGCTTCTACACATTTAACTGGAAACCAGACATACCCGGCGCATACACAGTTTACGCCTCCTTTGGCGGCTCAAAATCTTACTATCCATCGCATGCTGAAAGCTCATTTGTCGTTGATGAACCAGTACCAACTGCAACCCAGCAACCCGAAATCGTTCCAACTCAACCACCATTTGAATTATACTTTGCAGTCTCAACAATAGCCATAATCATTGCAATAGCAATACTCGGTATATTGTTACTAAGAAAAAAACCCTAA
- a CDS encoding asparagine synthase-related protein has translation MTLNESEVSKLVPEVRTLVNKVVKRNLADGFLFSAGTDTQIIAYEAVKYKPDIPCLTLAFKHGQPKDTQYVKKMVELLHLKQETYEFGKEDVYKFYPKVVEALKKYDPMEIRNSLPVYIGLTLLKPKGIKTVFTGDALDELFGYPWQFHLSEEQFAIKQQEMWAEMGFSSFPMAESLGMQIKAPYRDPDFMDWAMKLPIKYKINMYNGVKYSKWILRKAYEDVIPKDIIWRPKAPLEAGTGTETLRTYFNDLVEDKEFNEKKAAIKAEDDVEIQDKEQLLYYEVFRKKFGKPKDVFPKVEGGVQCPKCKSYIKTKIQFCKTCGAYPI, from the coding sequence TTGACCCTTAATGAGTCTGAAGTAAGCAAACTTGTCCCAGAAGTAAGAACATTAGTAAATAAAGTTGTCAAAAGAAATCTAGCTGATGGATTCCTGTTCTCAGCAGGAACCGACACCCAAATCATCGCCTACGAAGCCGTGAAATACAAACCAGACATACCCTGCCTCACCCTAGCATTCAAACATGGACAACCCAAAGACACCCAATACGTCAAAAAAATGGTTGAGCTCCTCCACCTCAAACAGGAAACATACGAATTCGGCAAAGAAGACGTCTACAAATTCTACCCCAAAGTGGTGGAAGCACTCAAAAAATATGACCCCATGGAAATCCGCAACAGCCTCCCCGTTTACATTGGCTTAACCCTGCTAAAACCCAAGGGCATCAAAACGGTCTTCACCGGCGACGCCCTAGACGAGCTTTTCGGTTACCCATGGCAGTTCCACCTCTCAGAGGAACAGTTTGCAATCAAACAGCAAGAAATGTGGGCGGAAATGGGCTTTTCCTCGTTCCCGATGGCAGAATCTCTTGGCATGCAAATTAAGGCACCCTACCGCGACCCTGACTTCATGGATTGGGCAATGAAATTGCCAATTAAATACAAGATTAACATGTACAACGGCGTCAAATACAGCAAATGGATTCTACGCAAAGCCTACGAAGACGTCATACCTAAAGACATCATCTGGAGACCCAAAGCACCCCTAGAAGCAGGCACCGGAACCGAAACATTACGCACATACTTCAACGACCTAGTAGAAGACAAAGAATTCAACGAAAAGAAAGCAGCAATCAAAGCAGAAGACGACGTCGAAATCCAAGACAAAGAACAACTGCTCTACTACGAAGTATTCCGCAAGAAATTTGGCAAACCCAAAGACGTGTTCCCCAAAGTTGAAGGCGGCGTCCAATGCCCCAAATGCAAGAGCTACATTAAGACCAAAATCCAGTTCTGCAAAACCTGCGGAGCCTACCCAATCTAA
- a CDS encoding 6-bladed beta-propeller translates to MPSIPTVLEARGAFFGKRFVRLSLVLFLILLLLGTVMQVSAETSHYTVVSQWGSYGSENGQFDKPSSIAVDQAGNVYICDSANNRVQKFSSYGTYELQWGSPGSEEGQFSNPCAIALDKETNVYVADNGNSRVQKFSANGTFMLEFKKDKPDAFSPCGIALDTSGNLYVSDAANNCIIKFSSNGTYLTRWGSQGSNQGQLNHPMGLAVDAQGNVIVADTQNNRIQKFSENGTYLGQWGSFGSSNLQFSRPSDVAVDANGYLYVADAGNNRIQVLSSNGAYLEQFGEYGSIEGQFNDPTGVDVDTAGNTLYIADTNNNRVQVFVASCLTCAPEPPWAASILVIFGIVAVALAVKFRSRFHKNWLFWEKP, encoded by the coding sequence ATGCCATCGATACCAACCGTGTTGGAGGCTAGAGGCGCTTTTTTTGGTAAGCGATTCGTACGGTTGAGTTTGGTTTTGTTTCTGATACTTCTCTTATTGGGCACAGTCATGCAGGTATCGGCGGAAACCTCACACTACACCGTCGTTAGCCAATGGGGCAGTTATGGGTCAGAAAATGGTCAATTTGATAAACCAAGCAGCATCGCAGTTGACCAAGCTGGCAACGTCTACATATGTGACTCCGCCAATAATCGTGTACAAAAATTCTCCAGCTACGGAACGTATGAGTTGCAATGGGGCAGCCCAGGTTCAGAGGAAGGTCAATTCAGCAATCCCTGCGCCATAGCGCTCGATAAGGAGACAAACGTCTACGTCGCTGACAACGGCAATAGTCGGGTGCAAAAGTTTTCTGCCAACGGAACTTTTATGCTCGAATTCAAAAAAGACAAGCCAGATGCCTTTAGTCCCTGCGGCATCGCCTTAGACACTTCAGGCAACCTATATGTTTCTGACGCAGCCAACAACTGCATCATCAAGTTCTCCAGCAACGGTACCTACCTAACGCGTTGGGGAAGCCAAGGTTCAAACCAAGGCCAACTCAACCATCCGATGGGACTTGCCGTCGATGCACAGGGTAACGTCATTGTTGCAGACACCCAAAATAACCGCATCCAAAAGTTCTCTGAAAACGGAACCTACCTCGGTCAATGGGGCAGTTTTGGCTCCAGTAACCTACAATTTAGCCGTCCCAGCGATGTCGCAGTCGACGCAAACGGATACCTGTACGTTGCTGACGCTGGAAATAACAGAATTCAGGTGCTCTCTTCAAACGGGGCATATTTGGAGCAGTTTGGCGAATACGGCTCTATCGAAGGCCAATTCAATGATCCTACAGGCGTGGACGTTGACACCGCTGGCAATACGCTCTACATAGCCGACACAAACAATAACCGTGTACAGGTTTTTGTGGCTTCATGTTTGACCTGCGCGCCAGAGCCGCCGTGGGCAGCAAGCATCCTTGTCATTTTTGGCATAGTCGCGGTGGCTTTGGCTGTAAAGTTTAGGTCCAGATTCCATAAGAATTGGCTTTTTTGGGAAAAACCTTAA